A segment of the Coffea arabica cultivar ET-39 chromosome 8c, Coffea Arabica ET-39 HiFi, whole genome shotgun sequence genome:
ACCATTGAGGATTAAGGAATACCTAGAACAGGATAAATAGTAGTTTAGCATAAAAATGTGGTCTAAAAGGTATGCAACTAAAAATCATAGGCTGTCTTCAACAAACTAACGAACATTATGTACCATGACCAATAGACAAAAATCTTGAGTCCACTACATCCCGACAGTCTGCTGCCATATAGCTACCAGGTATCAACGGTGTTTTTAATCTCTCAAAGAAGTTAAGCTCTCCACAGAATATAAATACACTTGTACGATGAGCTTTACAATTATCACAAAAAAATATTATCTTAATTTTATAAGCTGACGTGTCTTAAAATGTTACTGTAGCATCTGCTTTAAATACTAAACAGCGGCACTTCAATAAAATGTATTCTAGGCACCAAGGAGAATCAAATTCAAGCCCAACAGAAATGATGTGCAAAATCTGGAGAAGAAAAAAAGCCAACCAATGAATGTACATGAAGAACAATTTCAGCAACGTATATAAGCAATATAAAAGGTACTTGCAAGAGGATGTTATTCTACAGTAGCACTCCTTTGCATATACTTGTCTTGATCAGACAGAATTGTGGTATACATTTATTGAGAAGGATAGCTCCATTATAGTTAAGAGTAATTACATACAGATGCAAGACATAGAATATTGCATCAAATACTCACTTCCAGACCAAACAGTCAATAGATGCATTGTATTTCGCTCGACCGGATGTAACTTGGAAGCTCGTTTTTGCTGTTTGTTTTGGTACTGGAATCTTAACGACAACGCCAAGTGCAAACATTTTTGCACCAAAAACACTCTTAACCTGGATGCAAATATACAAACTGAGCAAATGATAACAGCAAGTAGATTGcatatatccaaaaaataaGACGACAAACCTTAACATTCACTTCCATGCGTGTACGGCCAAGTTCCTTGATAGTTGGCAATACCCGGAAAGGGAGATTCACACCCTCAGTGATACGGTACCTGAAATCAAAGTACATGCGTGTCTAATCAAGAATGAACTAAACAGAGCCATGTAcgtgggaaaacaaaataaactaaaccAACAAGCCTCATAATTAGAGAAATGAAGATTACATAAAATGGACTCGTATAAAATTAAGTACGTTGTCAGAAACAGAATACACAAACTGCTAACTTATATCAGATGCTCATGACTACAACATCCTTTGGCTGATGTAAAAATGAGGTAAGAAACTATTCAGAATAACCCCACCCACTCAACTATCCCACCACATGCACCCCCAAAAAAacttgagaaaaggaaaaaggaaaaataaatctTAAAAAAAACTGTCATCCAAGAATTCAATTTGAATACACTAGAAAATTTGACCAGCTCTCCTACATACTCAAATGAgaagaaatttttatttgtcatcaAATCTTGGTATCAATTGATACCTAAATAGTACAACTCCCCAGAGTGTGAAAAGCAGAAACCAGACCGTAAAATTTTAGCATTCTAAAATAAAAGATCCTCCAAGGAGATGCATTTTGCTCAGAAGGAAAAGTACAACCAAGCAATTTTTCAATAGGCTTAGGTATTATAAAATATTTGCAACCAAATGTATTCTGCATCTAATGTTCATGTATTCTCTGTATGCAATTGGCAAGCAATAGACTCAAAAAAAACCATCAAGTAGCCTACAGTTTGATCTGTAGCAATTGCCGTATGTTGTTTTTTAATGCGAAGATGAACACACATAAATGTAAAAAGGACAACAGACACAGTCATTTTGGATGTTACATTACTGCTTACAGCCACTATCAGAGCCCAGCATCAGAAAGTAAAAGCATGTGAAAAAAATTCTTCTGACAATCAtccaaggggaaaaaaaaaaaaaagagaaacggGAAACCTAGCATAGTTTGCTGAGGGACTACAAGCTTacttcatcaattcaaattCACCATCAGGAGGAACAAAGCTGACCGTTTTCTCTGAGTTGAATCTCGTCAAATTTACACATTGGTGGAAGGTAACGTCATCAAGCTCAATAGTTTTGCCACTGCAAAAATTACATACCACTCAGGCAAAAGACATAGTAGAAAGAGGAAACCTGATCAAGCATGTGCTAACCAAATTAGCTTGTAAGCAGCAAATCTGTCAGAGTCTgaggaaaaaataagaaaaagtatCCATGGCAGAATATAAAGTACCAATTTGTGAACATTACATGTGTAGAAAAAGCTGTCCTCAGActttaaaacaataaaacagCCCAAAGAGGAGCAAACAATAAGGTTCTTCACCCTTTTACAGCAAGGAAAGGTTACATGCATCTAACCACTATATCCAAAATGGCAAAGAAATACAAAGAGGAAAAAGCCAACATTCTAACATTTTGTTCTTTAAAGTACaacccatttttttaaataacgtATAAGCAGCACTAAAGGCACCAAATGGTTGCCACCCAGACCACAACGAAAAAACTGTGAATGCAAAAATCTATTTGCTTGATAAAAAATATTCAGCAATTCATAGGCATTCACTCAAAGAACATCAATAAACCCGAAATTAATGGGTACTCCGGTTCTCAGTTGTGCTATTTTCTTAAAAGCTCCACTTGACGCCGTCTTTCCTTCCTCTCCAAAGTGACCAAAAACTATGGAAAGGTTCAGAAACCAAACATGAGTCCCTACCAACCTCAGGCTCTAATACACTCCATCGGAACCAAAGAACTTTCTAAATTGCCAAAGAGTTCTATTCTTTTTTATTCATGTTACCACAAAAGCCAAGGGTGAAAAATCACAATTACCTCTTCGTAGGACGTGATTTTATCTGTGACTCTTTCTCCAGGCCAATCTTATCATTCAAACCCAGCTTTAAATCAGGCATTCCAGAAAGGAAGCACTTCATGAGAATTTTCCCAGTTACATCACACCGCAAAACACTGCCTATAAGTGTCAAGATGATATAAGAAAGCAGCATACATGAATATAGAGCAATACATCCTTTAGGCTAAATTGAACTTACCTTTTGAAGACATAAGAAGATTGACGCTTTCCACAATATCTAGAAACACCTATTAACCAAAAACAGTATAATTAAATATCAACCAATTAAGTTCAACGAACAAAgtatcaaagaaaaaggaaaaagaaataccTCATTCTTCTTGTATACAAGACCCTCTCTACGCCAGCCAACAGCACCAGTAACTTGTAAAGTTGCATTAGGCACCGGTCTTTCTGCAGCCTGTTATGGAATTCAAATAGAGATTAGATCAGTATTCATATAATACTTGTACACAGGGACTCTTCAAAACCAGTACACCATGAACATTCCCAAATATTTCCAAAGAACAAGCAAACATCTAACCTTAGATGAAAATGGTGAGCGTACACCTTCTTGTGTGATATAAAGCTTCAAGATTTCCGGTGAAAGATTTTGTGGATAACCAAAGTCCATTATCTCTGCATTGAAATCATAACATCAATCCAATGGCCTGTATGAAGATACTAGAATTCTGAATGAAATGCATACAAAAATCTACAAATAGATACGTGTCAACAATGCAGCTCTAACCACGCAAATAAGTAATCTCATCCACACAAAAGAATGCAATTCACACCCCACAAGATATACAAATTGACAGAAGAAATCCGCCAAAGATTAAAACAAGGTAAGGCACTAAAAACAAGCTTTTGGTACTCATCCTGAGTCTTAACAAGCAGATTGTTTGGCACACTGATAACAACAATATACAGATCAATGATAGAGGAAATACAGATTTACAAGTGAATATCTAAAAGGTACTGATCAAAGATGTCCAAGGTATTCTTGGAAGGTAAGGAGTGTACCATCCAACAGCTCAtagattaaaacaaaattattccGAATAGCATCTTCATCAAAAGCCCCGCCAAAATAGGATTTGAATAAATTTACTGCCtgtgggaaaaaaataaaagttgaaaACCGGGTTAGATCAGTTAAAGAAATTAGCTGCTcttaaaaatataacaaattttacttGTCAAGCCAATATGAAATGCAGACTGCACAAAAGGCATGGGTTCTGTTGTACAAATAAATCAATAGATGAATACATACTTTTTTTAAACTACCAACATGAAAGAACTGAACTGAACCAGAGATGAAGGCAGTTATCAAAGAATATCAAACTAACTATAGGTGATAAAGCAGAGACAACACATGGGGCTGATGCAGCCATAAAGAAATTAAGCAAAGATAAATTTCGAGAATATTGGACGTTTTACTTCAAACATAAAGCATTACTTCATTAGTTTAATCCATATAAAACGTGGGCAACCGAAATGTAGTAGTATCCAGTGTAGGAAAATCACTCCGATCTCCTCATGTTTTATATTCTAAATTATATAAAGTAATGGTAGTATCATAATTCC
Coding sequences within it:
- the LOC113706871 gene encoding AP-2 complex subunit mu, with amino-acid sequence MPVAASAIYFLNLRGDVLINRLYRDDVGGNMVDAFRMHIMQTKELGTCPVRQIGGCSFFYMRISNVYIVIVVSSNANVACAFKFVVEAVNLFKSYFGGAFDEDAIRNNFVLIYELLDEIMDFGYPQNLSPEILKLYITQEGVRSPFSSKAAERPVPNATLQVTGAVGWRREGLVYKKNEVFLDIVESVNLLMSSKGSVLRCDVTGKILMKCFLSGMPDLKLGLNDKIGLEKESQIKSRPTKSGKTIELDDVTFHQCVNLTRFNSEKTVSFVPPDGEFELMKYRITEGVNLPFRVLPTIKELGRTRMEVNVKVKSVFGAKMFALGVVVKIPVPKQTAKTSFQVTSGRAKYNASIDCLVWKIRKFPGQTEPTLSAEVELISTMAEKKSWTRPPIQMEFQVPMFTASGLRVRFLKVWEKSGYNTVEWVRYITKAGSYEIRC